The sequence CGAATGTCGTCTTCTGATTGAAGTTCAATCGCGGATACCATTCCGCTCCCGCCTGCACAAAGAATTCCCCTTCGTGCCGTTCGGCAATCTTCCCGTGGTAGAAAAATGTAAGAGTTGTCGTTGTCCCAGTCTCGGGTACCTCTTCAAGGAACAGATACAAACCATCGGATCGGTTTTTTTTCTTCTCCCATCGCTTGAAACGGAGAGACCGCCCCGATGAATCGAGAATGCTGTCGACCTCCAATTTCGGGTGCAGATTCAAGGCCACGATCTTTAGCGGAGCCAATACTTCGCATGATAACTCCGCCTGACAAACGCATTCTCCACGACTATCAATCGAGGTTGCGATCTCGTAATGAACCGGGTCCCACCGTATTCTGTTGACCTTGTGGTCACCAGCGGCTTCCGCTACTGAAGGCGGAGAGTAGCTGCAGATTAACTCCAACCATTTCCGAAGGGGGAACAGCCCAAAGGTCTTGAAAAAACGGACTTCCTCCCTGGCGAATGGATAGTATCGATAACAGACTCGTTCGGTACCGTCCGGTTCGACATTAACCAGCAAGTATGGTTCGACGGCAGGTTCTGTGAGACACTTCAGAGCGCGGTAGATATTGCCCCGCCGCTCGTGATGAACCAATTGACTATGGGCCTTCCGAAAACCCTTTCTGGTGCCGGAGGCAACCGATGATTGAGACCGGGTGCACGAATCCAGTATGAGCTGGTGGATTTGATGGCCGAACAGAAGCTCGGCTGATTCGATGGCACGATTGAGTGAGTCGGTCTCGAAAAATCTCAGCAGTTGATCGCGCTCCAATGGCACCGACGGATAGAACTGGAAATTGCCCTTACCCTCAAAGTAGCCCCCAAAACAGAGCGGAGTGCCGTCGATTTCGACCGGCTCGCAAAGATAGATCCGTCCGGAGTCCAGATACAGAGTCATATCCCGATGTTCGATGGTTAACCCGGACACCTCGTAGACAGCCGTGTCGTCAAGGGTCGGATCATACATGATGTCAAAGGCCCGCTCAAGCTCCAAACCAGTCGAGGCCGATCCCGGTTGGACCAGGCCGGTCAGGCACAGTAATAGCGTGACTATGTGAATCCTCATCGGCGGTAACCCCTGACAAACTCCGTGCGCTTCTTTAGAGCGGGATGAGTGTAGAACCAGAATTCAATCAGCACATGTGGATCGGGGTCGGACAAGTTGTACACCGACAGTTTGTCAAAGGTGACGGCCGCGGTTTCACCGGAGACACCGGTTACATCCATACCGAACTTGTCGGATTGTCGCTCCATGTACCGCGAGGCGGAATTGGTGATCGGTTGAAAGACAAAGTTGATTACGAGAACAAAGATCAACACCAGGGGCAAGGAGGCCATGTCCGACAATTTGTCGAAGCCCAGGCGGGTGCGAAACCTGTGTATGACGCCGTGAATGGTCTTATCCATCAACCATAAAGCGAACATGATAAAGATGATGGCCACTGCCAACCCCCACCATAAATGGTTCATGAGATAGTGGCCCATCTCGTGACCCATGACATAGCGGATTTCATCGAGAGTGAAGTTTTCGATCATGGTGTCATAGAGCACGATCCGTTTGGTGCCGAACAAGCCGGTCACGTAGGCGTTGACTTTGGATGACTGTCTGGAGCCGTCCACCTGAAAAATATCGGAACCCTCAATCCCGGCCGATTCGGCCAGGGCGAGAATCTCTGCTTCAAGCTGCTTGTCTTTGAGAGGTTCAAACTTGTTGAACAAGGGTGCAACAAACACCGGAACAATGACGATCAATATCACTACAAACGGTATCGCCCCCAGCGAAAAGGCCAGCCACCACCGCTTCATTTTGGACACCAGCCAATAGAAAAACCAAACAGGGATAATACCGACGATCAGCCCAAGCAAGAGGCCGAGCAGATTCTCACCCCACCATTGCATGAAAGTCTGGTTCAGAAACCCGTAGTTGTTCTCGACTATGAAACTGCGGTAGATAGTGAACGGCAGATTGAGCATGTAGTCGACAAGCGAGATGAAGATATAGAAAACCCAAACGGCAAAGAACCTGAGCCTGATGCGACAGGCAAGATCGCGGAGCTTCGCAGACAGTCCGGTTAACAAAATGAGGGCCAGGGTACCGATGCCGATGAGGAAGCTTGCGAAACGCCAGATGTTCCTGAAACGCGAGTAACTAATCAGCTCTTCCTTGCGTTCCGGCGACATCGGGTATAGCGATTCCGGTGTCTCAGTCTTGTAGGGCAGGTCTGTCTTCAGACCTGCCGACAAAGGCGGGTCCACGCCGCGGCGCGCGGGCAAAGACGGGCCTGCGCTACTCTGTTGCAAAGAGTCAGCCTGTCGCTCGCCTGAAGAATCGTGGTCCGGACTGTCAGCGGCTGCTATGTGGCAGAAGAGCAAGCAGGATGCGAGGGTCAGCAATGTCGCAATCACAAATCGTCTCTTGAGCACTCGGCGGGTGGTATTCATGGCGCGACTCTCCTATCGATGTCTTCACCTCACCGGTAAGATACTCGTCGACATTCGTTGGACAAGGAAGAAATCTGCGCTGTGGCGACAACCTGTCCTGTGTACGCCGCGCTTGTCATTCCCGCGAAGGCGGGAATCCATTCTTACATCAACTGAGGGTATAGATCGTCCCAATCGGTGTTCTTCGCTTCAATCACAAGAATCTTCCATGCCCGTCGCCATTTCATGATTTGCTTTTCGCGCGTTATAGCGCTGTGTATGTCGTCATGCACCTCATAGTAAACTAAGAGATGAACCTTGTACTTCTTGGTGAAACCCTCGACGCTTCCGGTTTTGTGTTGGTAGATTCGACCGACAAGGTCGCTTGTCACCCCAGTGTACAGTGTACCGTGCTTTTACTGGTAAGGATGTAGACAGAGTACTGTGACATAGTAGAAGATGGACCCCCGCCTTCGCGGGGGTGACAGAAGCCTATGCGGTGGGATACTTGATATCTATTGTCACCTGCATGTTGTCCTTCACTTCATGACTCGCGAGCATCTTTGCCAAGGCATCATAGTCTATCTCGACAAAAGGTTGCCCAGCTTCTGTGTCAAACCTGTACGAATCGAAGTCAACAAATGACACAAGGCCCTTCTTTTTGCGACCCGAGTGAACATGCGGGAAAGTAACCTTTACCTTGAGTTGAGCAGGATCCAACGGCTCTTTCTTTAGGTCGTAAGAGAACCGCTTTTGTCGTGCCTTGATCTCTTTGAGCGCAAGTTGGTCTGTCTCAGTTTCCCACTGTACCGCCGCCAGAGGCTTCTTGTACGAAGTGCCAACTCTCGTATTCTGCACCGTGTAGTGAATTGACATTGGTTTGTGTTCCGCGACTCCTTTAATGAAGACGGACTCTTTGGCGAACAGCTTTCTGGTGGAAGGATGTAGTAATTCAAGGCCGAATCCCTCATCAAATACTATACCGGAAGGCCTGGCGATGTCCATCAATCTGGACGCCACATTAAGAACAGTGCCGGAGTAGTCCAGGATCGTTCTTCCCGCGATCAACTTTGTAACGGGACCGCGGCACAGGCCTATGCCTATCTTATCCGGTACAGCAAAGTTGATCATCGGATCGTTCCTGCAGATTGTGTTAAACTTCTTGACAAGGGAAAGGCACCACTTAACGGTGTCCCGTGCACGGTCCTTTAGCGTCCATTGATCGTAGGGTACAACTACCAACAGACCGTCTCCAGCCGGCTTGTAGTACGACAAATCAGGGATATACTCATCGATAATAGTCATGTAAACGCGTTTGATGAACATCGCTGTATCGGGCGATTCGACTCTCTTGCCAAACTCCGTAAAACTGCGGACGTCTATATTTGCAGCTATCACATGCTCCGACGCCCCTGTGGCCTTTTCGAGGAGTCTGCGGAATGTCTTGTGCATACATGCACCCTCCATCTTAGTCACATTTGATCACCGATGCCGATTCAAAGGTAGGATGTGCCCTGCTGTTGCACAAGTGAAAAGATGGACCCCCGCCTTCGCGGGGGTGACAGAGGGCTGCGGGGGTGATACCCATAAATGGGTATCTTACGCTTTGCACCCGGCGTTGGTCGCACCCTTCGACTGCGCTCAGGGTGACTGGAGTAACGCGCGAAGCGCGAAAGAACCCATTTATGGGTTACGCCACCGTCACTTCATCGCACAGGTAGACATCCTGGATGGCATTAAGCAACGCAACGCCGTCTTTCATCGGCTTCTGAAAGGCTTTGCGTCCGGAGATCAGACCCATGCCGCCGGCCCGTTTGTTGATGACAGCCGT comes from Candidatus Zixiibacteriota bacterium and encodes:
- a CDS encoding M48 family metallopeptidase, encoding MNTTRRVLKRRFVIATLLTLASCLLFCHIAAADSPDHDSSGERQADSLQQSSAGPSLPARRGVDPPLSAGLKTDLPYKTETPESLYPMSPERKEELISYSRFRNIWRFASFLIGIGTLALILLTGLSAKLRDLACRIRLRFFAVWVFYIFISLVDYMLNLPFTIYRSFIVENNYGFLNQTFMQWWGENLLGLLLGLIVGIIPVWFFYWLVSKMKRWWLAFSLGAIPFVVILIVIVPVFVAPLFNKFEPLKDKQLEAEILALAESAGIEGSDIFQVDGSRQSSKVNAYVTGLFGTKRIVLYDTMIENFTLDEIRYVMGHEMGHYLMNHLWWGLAVAIIFIMFALWLMDKTIHGVIHRFRTRLGFDKLSDMASLPLVLIFVLVINFVFQPITNSASRYMERQSDKFGMDVTGVSGETAAVTFDKLSVYNLSDPDPHVLIEFWFYTHPALKKRTEFVRGYRR